The genomic segment AAACCTCATGGTGGAACCCTTAAACCATTACGACGTACCGGGTTTCTTACTTAACACGACCGGACAGGTTTTGCAACTGCTTGCCGAGGTTGATATGCCCAACGTTTATTTACAGTACGACATTTATCATGCCCAGAAAGTAGAAGGAAATCTGACGGCTATCCTGCGCGAGCATCTGCCAAAGATCGGCCACATCCAGATCGCCGACAACCCCGGCCGGCACCAGCCGGGAACGGGCGAGATTAATTATCCTTTCTTGTTGCGGGAGCTGGACAACGTCGGTTATAAGGGTTATGTGTCTCTGGAATACATTCCGGTACCGGACACTCGCCGGTCTTTAGACTGGGTGGCAGCGTACGGGTACAGGCTAGATTAATTTGGGGAGTGCGTTAGCCCCGATAAAAGGAGTATGCCGCTTGGGCGGCACATTAAAACCAGGTAAAAATTTTGGCGAAAGGGGTAAAAAGAAAAAGATGAGTAAAATTGGCTTCATAGGACTGGGCATCATGGGCAAGCCCATGAGTAAAAACCTGCTGAAGGCTGGCTATGAGCTGGTCGTATATGATATTATTAAAGAAGCAGTAGACGATGTAGTGGCCGCCGGCGCGGAACCGGCCGGTTCCTGCCGGGAGGTGGGCGAACGCTGCGATAAGTTTATCACCATGCTGCCCAATTCCCCCCACGTGAGGGAGGCTGTCCTGGGGCCGAATGGTTTGCTTGAGGGTGCCCGGCCTGGTTCAATCCTTATTGATATGAGCTCCATTGACCCTATGGTTAGCAGGGAAATAGCCGGGAAGCTGGCTGAAAAGGGCGTGCGTATGCTGGATGCGCCGGTGAGCGGCGGCGAACCCAAGGCCATCGACGGAACTTTGTCGATAATGGTCGGAGGCAAACAGGAAGACTTTGATGAATGTTATAATATATTAAAGGCCATGGGATCTTCCGTGGTCCGCGTCGGTGACATCGGCGCCGGCAATGTGACCAAACTGGCGAACCAAATTATTGTCGCCCTAAATATTGCCGCCATGTCCGAGGCCCTGGTCCTGGCCACCAAAGCCGGCGTTGACCCGGAACTGGTCTACCAGGCCATCCGCGGCGGCCTGGCCGGGAGTACGGTCCTGGACGCCAAGGCGCCCCTGGTGCTGGCCGGTCAGTTTAAGCCCGGTTTCCGGATTAACTTGCATATTAAAGACCTGGCCAATGCCATGGCTGCCGGGCATGAGGTGGGAGTTCCCCTGCCGCTCACCTCTGTTGTTATGGAAATTCTGCAAGCCTTAAAGGTTGATGGCTTGGGTGACGCCGACCACGGAGCCATCATTCGCTTTTACGAAAAACTGGCACAAGTTGAGGCAAGAAAGCATTAGTGGTCCCCCTTTGCGAGGTCCAGGCTGCCTGTAAGCCGCCTGGACCTTTATGCCAAAAACTTGAAAGGGCATGATGTGGAGAATGATCCGAACTTGAGCGGTGCCAGAGGGGCAATAGGACAGCGAGGTCTTAGTGGAAACATTTTGGTATAGGTGCGTGAATAACCATGAAAGACGGGCTAATCATCCGCAAGAAGAAAATGTATGAAGAAGTGGTGGAGCGCATTACCCGGTTGATTAAGAGCGGGGAGTATAAAGTGGGGGACCGCTTGCCGCCCGTTCAAGAATTGAGCGAAATGTTCGGTGTCGGTACCCCCACTTTAAGGGAAGGCCTCTCTGTCCTGGCCTCCAGCGGCATCCTGGAGATAAGGCACGGTAATGGCATTTATGTCAAGCGCTTTCCCTTGGAACCAGAGGACCTGATGGCCAAATTAAACGAGGTAGAATACCAGCAGTTGCTCTCCTGGGTTGAGTTTCGCCGGGCGCTGGAAGCCGAGGCTGCTGCCCTGGCCGCCGAAAGGAGCGACGAGGCGGATTTAGAGGCCATGGAAGCGGCAGAAATAAGGCTGGAAGAGGAGATAACCAGGGGAGAAATCACCATCGAACCTGACTACCAGTTTCACAACAGCATAGCTTTAGCCACCAAGAATCCTATATTTATCCAGACTTCTACCACTATAGAGCATATTATTCGGCAGTATTTTCATTTGAGTTTACGCTACGGCAGGACCTTGCCCTGGCACCGGGAATTGGTGGTGACTGAACACCGGAAAATATTGGAGAACATCCGCAAGAGACGACCGCGAGAAGCGCGCAATGCCATGCTGGAGCACCTCAACAACGTCTCCGGACGGGTGAAGCTTTTAGAGAGCCTGGCCGGGGGTAAGCAAATTGATGATCGTTAAGATGCGTTACTTAATCAAACCGGAGTATAAATTTAATTCATTTTTAAAGAGGGCTTAATACAATTATAACCCTGGCGTGCTATTATAAAAGCGAGCAAAGCCCTCTGACCTCCTTTTTAATATATACCCTACCACACCCGGATTGCCCGGGTTGTTTTTTTATTGCCCCAAAAAGTGGTATATTTTGCAGGAAAAAAAGCATTAATGTCGAATAGCGTAAAGGGTTACCGCTAAAGGCAAACCCCACCGAAAGGGGGGGACGCAAAGCCATGGGTCTAAGGCTTTTACGAGCTAAGATCGCCAGGCTGCCGGTACTTTGATGCTGCTGCAATTTTTAAGCATGAAGACAGGGGCGGCCTTTGGCGATGAGGCTGTCCTTTATTTTTTG from the Moorella sp. E308F genome contains:
- the garR gene encoding 2-hydroxy-3-oxopropionate reductase encodes the protein MSKIGFIGLGIMGKPMSKNLLKAGYELVVYDIIKEAVDDVVAAGAEPAGSCREVGERCDKFITMLPNSPHVREAVLGPNGLLEGARPGSILIDMSSIDPMVSREIAGKLAEKGVRMLDAPVSGGEPKAIDGTLSIMVGGKQEDFDECYNILKAMGSSVVRVGDIGAGNVTKLANQIIVALNIAAMSEALVLATKAGVDPELVYQAIRGGLAGSTVLDAKAPLVLAGQFKPGFRINLHIKDLANAMAAGHEVGVPLPLTSVVMEILQALKVDGLGDADHGAIIRFYEKLAQVEARKH
- a CDS encoding FadR/GntR family transcriptional regulator — protein: MKDGLIIRKKKMYEEVVERITRLIKSGEYKVGDRLPPVQELSEMFGVGTPTLREGLSVLASSGILEIRHGNGIYVKRFPLEPEDLMAKLNEVEYQQLLSWVEFRRALEAEAAALAAERSDEADLEAMEAAEIRLEEEITRGEITIEPDYQFHNSIALATKNPIFIQTSTTIEHIIRQYFHLSLRYGRTLPWHRELVVTEHRKILENIRKRRPREARNAMLEHLNNVSGRVKLLESLAGGKQIDDR